One Microbacterium trichothecenolyticum DNA window includes the following coding sequences:
- a CDS encoding winged helix-turn-helix domain-containing protein, translating into MTEQDPRERVLDAGALRALAHPLRVRLFDLLSQYGAQTASGLAALTGESTGATSYHLRTLARHDLIREVEGRGTARERWWERPVGAVALSNPELVETPAGRAVQEAVASETLTLRQEQLMRFVRDGWEETAEWREATLISTASARLTAAQMAELSARLQAVINETVAQYRHQTGDDVRVVSMRADVFPLPARGASS; encoded by the coding sequence ATGACCGAACAGGATCCCCGGGAACGCGTCCTCGACGCGGGCGCGCTCCGTGCCCTCGCGCATCCGCTGCGCGTACGGCTCTTCGATCTGCTCAGCCAGTACGGCGCGCAGACGGCCAGCGGCCTGGCGGCCCTGACGGGGGAGTCGACAGGAGCGACGAGCTACCACCTTCGTACCCTCGCCCGACACGATCTGATTCGTGAGGTCGAGGGGCGGGGGACGGCGCGCGAGCGCTGGTGGGAGCGCCCCGTGGGAGCGGTCGCGCTGTCGAATCCCGAGCTCGTCGAGACGCCTGCCGGCCGCGCCGTCCAGGAGGCGGTGGCGAGCGAGACACTGACCCTGCGTCAGGAGCAGCTCATGCGATTCGTGCGCGACGGGTGGGAGGAGACCGCCGAGTGGCGCGAAGCCACCCTCATCTCGACCGCCAGCGCGCGCTTGACCGCCGCCCAGATGGCCGAGCTCAGCGCTCGGCTTCAAGCCGTCATCAACGAGACGGTCGCCCAGTACCGCCACCAGACCGGGGACGACGTGCGCGTGGTGTCGATGCGCGCCGACGTCTTCCCCCTGCCCGCCCGAGGAGCCTCATCATGA